The Bacteroides fragilis NCTC 9343 genome includes the window AGATTCTGATTGAGAAGATGTTTGCGGGCGGCTCAAAGTCGTTTTCCATCTTTCCGTTGCGTGTGGTGTATATGCCTGTTGAAAATCAAGATGTTCAGGCATCTATTTTACTGAGCGTTTCGAAAAAACGATTTAAACGTGCAGTAAAAAGAAATCGGGTGAAACGCCAGTTGCGTGAGGCTTACCGGATGCATAAACATCAACTTTTGCAGATTCTTACTGATAAGCAGCAACAGTTGGCTATTGCCTTTATCTATCTTTCGGACGAATTAACGTCCTCGGCCGAAATAGAGGAAAAGATGAAGATTCTACTGGCTCGTATTAGTGAGAAACTGGTATGAAACGCCTGTTGTCATATATATTGTTGCTTCCTATCTACTTTTACAGAGCATGCATTTCGCCCATGACTCCTCCTTCATGTCGTTTCACTCCTACTTGTTCGCAATACGCTATTGAAGCGATTAAGAAACATGGCCCTTTTAAGGGACTTTATCTTGCTGTCAGACGAATTCTCCGTTGTCATCCCTGGGGTGGATCGGGATACGATCCGGTTCCTTAATAGTCTATGGACATTCTCGATATACATACACATCGGATGCCTGTTGAACTTGGACAGGCGATACAAAATTGTCAGCCCGCAGAGTTTGATCCGTTGGCCGGTGCTTATTATTCTGTCGGAATTCATCCGTGGTATCTGACTCGTGAAAACCTTGACCGGCAGTGGGAGATGTTGCTTGCAGCGATACAGTGTCCCCAGGTTCTGGCAATAGGTGAAGCCGGTCTTGACAAATTGGTTCGGACGGACTATATGTTGCAACAGGAAGTATTTGAGAAACAGGCTATGCTTGCACACGAAATGAAATATCCGTTGGTGATTCATGCAGTGCGTTCGGCGAACGAAATTATCTGCCTGAGGAAAAAAATGAAACCCTCTAATCCTTGGATTATACATGGGTTCCGTGGAAAGAAAGAACTGGCTTTGCAGTACATCCGGGAAGGGATCTATGTTTCATTGGGTGAGAAATATCAGGAGGAAGTGCTTTGGGGCATTCCCTTGGAATATTTATTTTTGGAAACGGATGAAAGTATGATAGATATTCATTGCCTTTATGAACGTGCTGCTTTGCTATTGGAGATACCTCTTTGCAAACTTATGCAACAAGTGCGTCAAAACATTAATAACGTCTTTTTTAGGCAATAAGAGTTGCTTGTTACGATAAAGAGTCGTACTTTTGCCCTAATTAAACTTTAAAACTTATTATCATTCGATGAATTTTGTAGAAGAACTAAGATGGCGTGGAATGGTGCATGACATGATGCCCGGCACAGAAGAGTTATTGGCTAAAGAACAGGTGACTGCTTATGTGGGTATTGACCCGACAGCCGATTCATTGCATATCGGACACTTATGTGGTGTGATGATATTGCGTCACTTCCAGCGTTGTGGTCATAAACCATTGGCTTTGATTGGTGGTGCGACCGGTATGATTGGCGATCCTTCGGGTAAATCGGCCGAACGCAATCTGCTGGATGAGGAAACACTGCGTCACAATCAGGCTTGTATCAAAAAGCAACTAGCTAAGTTTTTGGACTTCGAATCTGATGCTCCTAACAGAGCTGAACTAGTGAACAACTATGATTGGATGAAGGAGTTCACTTTCCTGGATTTTGCCCGCGAAGTAGGTAAGCATATTACTGTGAACTACATGATGGCTAAGGAATCGGTAAAGAAACGTCTGAACGGTGAAGCCCGTGACGGATTGTCGTTTACTGAGTTTACCTATCAGTTGTTGCAAGGTTATGACTTTCTTCATCTCTACGAAACCAAAGGATGTAAACTGCAGATGGGAGGCTCTGATCAGTGGGGAAATATCACTACCGGTACTGAACTGATTCGTCGTACTAACGGTGGTGAGGCTTATGCATTGACTTGTCCGTTAATCACCAAAGCTGACGGTGGAAAATTTGGTAAGACCGAATCGGGTAATATTTGGTTGGACCCTCGTTATACTTCTCCTTACAAGTTCTATCAGTTCTGGCTCAATGTGAGTGATGCCGATGCTGAGCGCTATATTAAGATATTTACTTCACTCGATAAGGCAGAAATTGACGGACTGATTGCCGAACATAATGAAGCTCCGCATTTGCGAGTGCTCCAGAAACGTCTGGCAAAGGAAGTAACTGTGATGGTTCACTCTGAAGAGGATTACAATGCTGCAGTAGACGCATCCAATATCTTATTTGGTAATGCCACTTCCGATGCGTTGAAAAAGCTGGATGAAGATACATTGTTGGCTGTGTTCGAAGGTGTTCCTCAATTTGAGATCTCACGTGATGCGTTGGCAGAGGGAGTGAAAGCGGTTGATTTGTTTGTCGACAATGCCGCTGTATTTGCTTCAAAAGGTGAAATGCGTAAATTGGTTCAAGGTGGCGGTGTCTCTTTGAATAAAGAGAAGC containing:
- a CDS encoding TatD family hydrolase, whose protein sequence is MDILDIHTHRMPVELGQAIQNCQPAEFDPLAGAYYSVGIHPWYLTRENLDRQWEMLLAAIQCPQVLAIGEAGLDKLVRTDYMLQQEVFEKQAMLAHEMKYPLVIHAVRSANEIICLRKKMKPSNPWIIHGFRGKKELALQYIREGIYVSLGEKYQEEVLWGIPLEYLFLETDESMIDIHCLYERAALLLEIPLCKLMQQVRQNINNVFFRQ
- the rnpA gene encoding ribonuclease P protein component, with the translated sequence MANTLCKAERLNSKILIEKMFAGGSKSFSIFPLRVVYMPVENQDVQASILLSVSKKRFKRAVKRNRVKRQLREAYRMHKHQLLQILTDKQQQLAIAFIYLSDELTSSAEIEEKMKILLARISEKLV
- the yidD gene encoding membrane protein insertion efficiency factor YidD → MKRLLSYILLLPIYFYRACISPMTPPSCRFTPTCSQYAIEAIKKHGPFKGLYLAVRRILRCHPWGGSGYDPVP
- the tyrS gene encoding tyrosine--tRNA ligase, which gives rise to MNFVEELRWRGMVHDMMPGTEELLAKEQVTAYVGIDPTADSLHIGHLCGVMILRHFQRCGHKPLALIGGATGMIGDPSGKSAERNLLDEETLRHNQACIKKQLAKFLDFESDAPNRAELVNNYDWMKEFTFLDFAREVGKHITVNYMMAKESVKKRLNGEARDGLSFTEFTYQLLQGYDFLHLYETKGCKLQMGGSDQWGNITTGTELIRRTNGGEAYALTCPLITKADGGKFGKTESGNIWLDPRYTSPYKFYQFWLNVSDADAERYIKIFTSLDKAEIDGLIAEHNEAPHLRVLQKRLAKEVTVMVHSEEDYNAAVDASNILFGNATSDALKKLDEDTLLAVFEGVPQFEISRDALAEGVKAVDLFVDNAAVFASKGEMRKLVQGGGVSLNKEKLAAFDQVITTADLLDEKYLLVQRGKKNYYLIIAK